The following coding sequences lie in one Anoplolepis gracilipes chromosome 4, ASM4749672v1, whole genome shotgun sequence genomic window:
- the Para gene encoding sodium voltage-gated channel paralytic isoform X12, producing MSEDSDSISEEERSLFRPFTRESLAAIEARIAEEEARQRELQQRRAEGEGGYGRKKKKKEVRYDDEDEDEGPQPDPMFEQGGPIPVRMHNDFPPELASTPLEDIDSFYHNQRTFVVISKGKDIFRFSATDAMWMLDPFNPIRRVAIYILVHPLFSLFIITTILVNCILMIMPTTPTIESTEVIFTGIYTFESAVKVMARGFILQPFTYLRDAWNWLDFVVIALAYVTMGIDLGNLAALRTFRVLRALKTVAIVPGLKTIVGAVIESVKNLRDVIILTMFSLSVFALMGLQIYMGVLTQKCIKNFPEDGSWGNFTAENWERFNSNSSNWYVDEAKNMPLCGNSSGAGQCLPGYTCLQGYGENPNYGYTSFDTFGWALLSAFRLMTQDYWENLYQLVLRSAGPWHMLFFIVIIFLGSFYLVNLILAIVAMSYDELQKKAEEEEAAEEEAMREAEEAALAKENKAAAKEAAREAAAAAREAAAVAAEQIVKSPSDFSCHSYELFVGQEKGNDDNNKEKMSIRSIESVSDQRHIKQINNNHSAANKVRKVSAVPRAANGQFTYAYQESLRKASLSLPGSPFNLRRSSRGSHQFTIRNGRGRCFVPPGGDRKPLVLSTYLDAQEHLPYADDSNAVTPMSEENGTIVVPVYYANLGSRHSSYTSHASRLSYTSHGDLAFPGIRGIDSIGKQITKQEQILRNRTNKQTTPANGHVTDTNQKSYHFETDLEDPMGKTKQQDNPFIEPSQQHTVVDMKDVMVLNDIIEQAAGRQSQTPEQGVSTYYFPTDDDEEGPTFKDKLLAGMFRCIDIFCVWDCCWLWLEFQKYVSLLVFDPFVELFITLCIVVNTLFMALDHHDMDKDMERVLKSGNYFFTATFGIEATLKLIAMSPKYYFQEGWNIFDFIIVALSLLELGLEGVQGLSVLRSFRLLRVFKLAKSWPTLNLLISIMGRTVGALGNLTFVLCIIIFIFAVMGMQLFGKNYIDNVHYFPDEELPRWNFTDFMHSFMIVFRVLCGEWIESMWDCMLVGDVSCIPFFLATVVIGNLVVLNLFLALLLSNFGSSNLSAPTADNDTNKIAEAIDRIARFIKWIKRNILYIAKLMRAKLTNQISDQAPDLADGELDAYRDKKSAKELNQLEVAIGDGMEFTIHGDLKNKLKRGKLCMNNTKVIANSINHHDYRLDNDYINQNEDDTISNKSYGSHKNRAFKDESHKGSMDSLNGEEKKDASKEDLEQEEDLEDEGEEGDELDVDIIHADEDPIQSNYPSDCCPENCYKKFPFLAGDDDAPFWQGWANLRLKTFRLIENKYFETAVITMILLSSLALALEDVHLQQRPVLQDILYYMDRIFTVIFFLEMLIKWLALGFRKYFTNAWCWLDFIIVMVSLINFVASLCGAGGIQAFKTMRTLRALRPLRAMSRMQGMRVVVNALVQAIPSIFNVLLVCLIFWLIFAIMGVQLFAGKYYKCVDVNKTTLSYEIIPDRNACFAENYTWENSPMNFDHVGKAYLCLFQVATFKGWIQIMNDAIDSREVGKQPIRETNIYMYLYFVFFIIFGSFFTLNLFIGVIIDNFNEQKKKAGGSLEMFMTEDQKKYYNAMKKMGNKKPLKAIPRPRWRPQAIVFEIVTDKKFDMIIMLFIGLNMLTMTLDHYQQTATFSNVLDYLNMIFIVIFTSECLMKIFALRYHYFKEPWNLFDFVVVILSILGLVLSDIIEKYFVSPTLLRVVRVAKVGRVLRLVKGAKGIRTLLFALAMSLPALFNICLLLFLVMFIFAIFGMSFFMHVKDKSGLDDVYNFKTFGQSMILLFQMSTSAGWDGVLDGIINEEDCQEPNNEIGYPGNCGSSTIGIAYLLSYLVISFLIVINMYIAVILENYSQATEDVQEGLTDDDYDMYYEIWQQFDPDGTQYIRYDQLSEFLDVLEPPLQIHKPNKYKIVSMDIPICKGDLMFCVDILDALTKDFFARKGNPIEETGDLGEVQARPDEVGYEPVSSTLWRQREEYCARLIQNAWRKHKQQRLGGPSEESDDPDTDLCVRQTKVLVESDGYVTKNGHRVVIHSRSPSVTSRTADV from the exons GTACGATAtgacgacgaggacgaggacgaagGTCCTCAGCCGGATCCGATGTTCGAGCAGGGAGGGCCGATTCCGGTCCGAATGCACAACGACTTTCCACCCGAGTTGGCCTCCACACCTCTCGAGGATATCGATAGCTTCTACCACAATCAAAGG ACCTTCGTCGTCATTAGCAAAGGAAAGGACATATTCAGGTTTTCAGCAACGGACGCGATGTGGATGCTCGATCCGTTCAACCCAATACGGCGTGTGGCCATTTACATATTGGTTCACCCGCTCTTTTCCCTTTTCATCATCACCACGATATTGGTTAACTGTATACTTATGATCATGCCCACTACGCCCACCATCGAGTCCACCGA AGTGATATTTACGGGCATCTACACATTTGAGTCCGCCGTTAAGGTGATGGCGAGGGGTTTCATTCTGCAGCCTTTTACCTATCTTAGAGATGCATGGAATTGGCTCGACTTCGTAGTTATAGCTTTAGC TTATGTGACGATGGGCATAGATCTAGGCAACCTTGCCGCTCTCAGGACATTTCGAGTCCTCCGAGCCTTGAAGACTGTCGCTATTGTACCAG GTCTGAAAACCATTGTCGGCGCTGTGATAGAATCCGTGAAGAACCTGCGCGATGTGATAATCCTGACGATGTTCTCCCTCTCCGTCTTTGCGCTTATGGGCCTTCAGATTTACATGGGGGTCCTCACGCAAAAGTGTATAAAAAACTTTCCTGAGGACGGCTCCTGGGGTAATTTCACCGCCGAGAATTGGGAGCGATTCAATAGTAACTCAA GTAATTGGTACGTGGACGAGGCCAAAAATATGCCCTTATGCGGAAATTCATCGGGGGCGGG GCAGTGCCTTCCCGGCTACACGTGTTTACAAGGATATGGCGAGAATCCGAATTACGGTTACACGAGCTTCGATACTTTCGGCTGGGCGTTGCTCTCCGCTTTCCGTCTCATGACTCAGGATTATTGGGAAAATCTGTATCAACTGGTATTGAGATCAGCTGGACCGTGGCACATGCTCTTCTTCATCGTCATCATCTTCCTCGGATCCTTCTATCTCGTCAACTTGATTCTCGCTATTGTCGCGATGTCGTACGACGAGTTGCAAAAGAAGGCCGAAGAGGAAGAGGCTGCCGAGGAAGAAGCTATGAGA GAAGCCGAGGAAGCTGCACTGGCGAAGGAGAACAAGGCTGCAGCAAAAGAGGCAGCACGAGAGGCCGCCGCAGCCGCGAGGGAAGCCGCAGCGGTGGCTGCCGAACAGATTGTCAAGTCCCCATCGGATTTTTCGTGTCACAGTTACGAGCTGTTCGTCGGCCAGGAGAAGGGTAACGACGACAACAACAAGGAGAAGATGAGCATACGTTCAATCGAGTCCGTCAGCGATCAGAGGCACATCAAGCAGATCAACAACAACCACAGCGCTGCCAATAAAGTGCGAAAAGTCAGCGCC gTCCCTCGCGCCGCTAATGGCCAGTTTACTTATGCCTACCAGGAAAGTCTGCGGAAG GCGAGCCTGAGCCTACCCGGCTCACCGTTCAATCTGCGACGCAGCAGCCGTGGCAGCCACCAATTTACAATACGCAATGGTCGCGGTCGATGCTTCGTCCCCCCGGGCGGTGACCGGAAGCCCCTCGTGCTGTCAACGTACCTGGACGCCCAGGAGCATCTACCCTACGCCGACGACTCGAACGCGGTCACGCCTATGTCCGAGGAGAACGGCACGATCGTGGTGCCGGTGTACTATGCGAATCTCGGCTCCCGTCACTCGTCGTACACCTCCCACGCCTCGCGGCTCTCCTACACGTCCCACGGCGACCTGGCGTTCCCCGGTATCCGCGGCATCGACAGCATCGGCAAACAGATCACCAAGCAGGAGCAGATCCTCAGGAATCGCACCAACAAACAGACGACGCCTGCCAACGGCCATGTTACCGACACCAATCAGAAGTCCTATCACTTT GAAACCGATCTGGAGGATCCCATGGGCAAGACCAAGCAACAAGACAATCCGTTTATCGAGCCGTCTCAGCAGCACACGGTGGTCGACATGAAGG ACGTGATGGTGTTAAACGACATCATCGAGCAGGCTGCCGGTCGCCAGAGTCAGACGCCGGAGCAAGGAG TTTCGACCTATTACTTTCCGACAGACGACGATGAAGAAGGGCCTACGTTCAAGGACAAGTTATTGGCCGGAATGTTCCGTTGTATCGACATCTTTTGCGTCTGGGACTGCTGCTGGCTCTGGCTCGAGTTTCAAAAGTACGTGTCCTTGTTGGTCTTTGATCCGTTCGTAGAACTCTTCATCACGCTCTGCATCGTCGTCAATACGCTCTTCATGGCGTTGGATCACCACGATATGGACAAAGATATGGAGAGAGTTCTCAAATCTGGCAATTAC TTCTTCACCGCAACATTCGGTATCGAAGCCACTCTGAAGTTGATAGCGATGAgtccaaaatattattttcaagaagGCTGGAACATCTTTGACTTTATAATCGTCGCTCTTTCACTTCTGGAGTTGGGTCTGGAAGGTGTACAAGGTCTATCGGTATTACGATCATTCAGATTG CTAAGAGTGTTCAAGTTGGCTAAATCGTGGCCTACGCTGAATCTGCTAATCTCCATCATGGGCAGAACGGTGGGTGCGCTGGGTAATTTGACGTTCGTATTGTGCATCATTATCTTCATCTTCGCCGTGATGGGTATGCAGCTTTTCGGCAAGAATTACATCGACAACGTTCACTACTTCCCGGACGAGGAGTTGCCCAGATGGAACTTTACCGATTTCATGCACTCTTTCATGATCGTTTTCCGAGTACTATGCGGAGAGTGGATTGAGTCTATGTGGGATTGCATGCTGGTGGGCGATGTCTCTTGTATACCATTCTTCTTAGCTACCGTCGTCATCGGTAACTTGGTC GTCCTGAACCTCTTCTTAGCTCTGTTGCTCAGCAACTTTGGCTCGTCAAATCTGTCAGCCCCGACCGCGGACAACGACACGAACAAGATCGCGGAGGCGATCGATCGCATAGCGCGTTTCATTAAGTGGATCAAGCgaaatattctttacattGCTAAATTGATGCGAGCCAAACTCACCAATCAGATATCCGATCAGGCGCCAG ATCTTGCAGATGGCGAATTGGATGCGTACAGAGACAAGAAGAGCGCCAAAGAGCTCAACCAGCTTGAAGTAGCCATTGGCGATGGGATGGAGTTCACCATTCACG GAGATTTGAAGAACAAGCTGAAGAGAGGCAAGCTGTGCATGAACAATACAAAGGTTATCGCGAATTCAATTAATCACCACGATTATAGACTCGACAACGATTATATTAATCAGAACGAGGATGACACCATCAG TAATAAATCATACGGCAGCCACAAAAACCGGGCATTTAAGGACGAAAGTCACAAAGGCAGTATGGACTCGTTGAATGGCGAGGAGAAGAAAGATGCCAGCAAAGAAGATTTGGAGCAGGAAGAAG ATCTAGAAGACGAGGGCGAAGAAGGTGACGAGCTCGACGTCGACATCATACACGCGGACGAAGATCCCATTCAATCGAATTATCCTTCCGACTGCTGTCCGGAAAATTGCTACAAGAAATTCCCATTCCTGGCCGGTGATGACGACGCTCCGTTTTGGCAAGGTTGGGCGAACCTGCGATTAAAGACCTTCCGGCTGATCGAGAACAAGTACTTCGAGACTGCCGTCATCACCATGATCCTTCTGAGTAGCTTGGCCTTG GCTTTGGAGGACGTTCATCTGCAACAACGACCTGTCCTACAGGACATATTGTATTACATGGACCGAATATTCACTGTGATATTCTTCCTCGAGATGTTGATCAAGTGGCTGGCTCTAGGATTTAGGAAGTATTTCACAAACGCCTGGTGCTGGCTCGACTTCATCATCGTCATG GTATCGCTCATTAACTTCGTAGCGTCGCTCTGTGGCGCTGGCGGGATTCAAGCCTTCAAAACAATGCGGACCCTAAGGGCCCTAAGGCCGCTCAGGGCGATGTCTAGAATGCAGGGGATGCGG GTAGTCGTTAATGCCTTGGTCCAAGCCATTCCATCTATCTTCAACGTGTTGCTGGTATGCCTTATTTTCTGGCTTATATTCGCTATCATGGGAGTACAGCTATTCGCTGGCAAATATTACAAG TGCGTCGACGTGAACAAGACGACACTCAGCTACGAGATAATACCAGATCGGAACGCCTGCTTCGCAGAGAATTACACGTGGGAGAACTCACCAATGAATTTCGATCACGTCGGGAAAGCATATCTGTGCCTATTCCAAGTGGCGACTTTCAAAGGGTGGATCCAAATCATGAATGACGCGATCGATTCCAGGGAG gTCGGCAAGCAGCCGATTCGCGAAACAAACATTTACATGTACCTCTACTTCgtgtttttcattatatttggATCGTTTTTTACCCTCAACCTATTCATTGGTGTGATCATCGACAACTTTAACGAGCAAAAGAAGAAGGCTGGCGGATCCCTCGAGATGTTCATGACAGAAGATCAGAAGAAATATTACAACGCCATGAAGAAAATGGGCAATAAGAAGCCTCTGAAAGCCATTCCTCGACCGAgg TGGCGACCGCAGGCGATAGTGTTTGAAATAGTGACGGACAAAAAGTTCGATATGATAATCATGCTGTTCATTGGGCTAAACATGCTCACGATGACGTTGGACCATTATCAACAAACCGCAACGTTCAGCAATGTTCTGGACTATCTCAACATGATATTCATTGTGATATTCACCAGCGAGTGTCTCATGAAGATCTTCGCTCTGCGCTACCACTACTTCAAGGAGCCATGGAACCTCTTTGATTTTGTTGTTgttatattgtcaatattag GTCTGGTGCTCAGCgacattattgaaaaatatttcgtatcgCCGACTTTGCTTCGTGTAGTGAGAGTGGCGAAGGTCGGTCGTGTGCTTCGACTCGTGAAAGGTGCCAAGGGTATCCGAACTCTTCTCTTCGCCCTGGCGATGTCGTTGCCGGCCCTCTTTAATATTTGCCTACTGCTGTTTTTGGTGATGTTTATCTTCGCGATATTCGGAATGTCTTTCTTCATGCACGTCAAAGACAAGAGCGGACTCGACGACGTGTACAATTTCAAAACGTTTGGACAGTCCATGATACTGCTATTTCAG atGTCGACATCGGCCGGTTGGGACGGTGTTCTCGACGGTATAATAAACGAGGAGGACTGCCAGGAGCCGAACAACGAGATCGGCTACCCGGGCAACTGCGGCTCCTCGACGATCGGGATCGCTTATCTGCTCTCGTATCTCGTCATCAGCTTCCTGATCGTCATCAACATGTACATCGCCGTGATTCTCGAGAATTACTCGCAGGCCACCGAAGACGTGCAGGAGGGCCTGACGGACGACGACTATGACATGTACTACGAGATTTGGCAGCAGTTCGATCCGGACGGCACGCAGTACATCAGATACGACCAGCTGTCGGAGTTTCTTGATGTATTGGAACCCCCGTTGCAGATACATAAGCCCAATAAATACAAGATCGTGTCGATGGATATCCCCATATGTAAGGGTGACCTTATGTTTTGCGTGGATATCCTCGACGCCCTCACCAAGGACTTTTTCGCACGGAAGGGAAATCCAATCGAAGAGACGGGCGATTTAGGCGAGGTCCAGGCACGGCCCGACGAAGTCGGCTACGAGCCGGTCTCATCCACCCTGTGGCGGCAGCGCGAGGAATATTGCGCTCGTCTTATACAGAATGCCTGGAGGAAGCACAAGCAGCAACGGCTTGGCGGGCCGAGCGAGGAGAGCGACGATCCGGACACGGATCTGTGCGTACGGCAGACCAAGGTGCTGGTCGAGAGCGACGGTTACGTCACGAAGAACGGTCATCGCGTTGTCATACACAGCCGATCGCCGAGTGTCACTTCGAGAACCGCGGACGTCTGA